From the genome of Gorilla gorilla gorilla isolate KB3781 chromosome 4, NHGRI_mGorGor1-v2.1_pri, whole genome shotgun sequence, one region includes:
- the MED7 gene encoding mediator of RNA polymerase II transcription subunit 7 — protein MGEPQQVSALPPPPMQYIKEYTDENIQEGLAPKPPPPIKDSYMMFGNQFQCDDLIIRPLESQGIERLHPMQFDHKKELRKLNMSILINFLDLLDILIRSPGSIKREEKLEDLKLLFVHVHHLINEYRPHQARETLRVMMEVQKRQRLETAERFQKHLERVIEMIQNCLASLPDDLPHSEAGMRVKTEPMDADDSNNCTGQNEHQRENSGHRRDQIIEKDAALCVLIDEMNERP, from the coding sequence ATGGGTGAACCACAGCAAGTGAGTGCACTTCCACCACCTCCAATGCAATATATCAAGGAATATACGGATGAAAATATTCAAGAAGGCTTAGCTCCCAAGCCTCCCCCTCCAATAAAAGACAGTTACATGATGTTTGGCAATCAGTTCCAATGTGATGATCTTATCATCCGCCCTTTGGAAAGTCAGGGCATCGAACGGCTTCATCCTATGCAGTTTGATCACAAGAAAGAACTGAGAAAACTTAATATGTCTATCCTTATTAATTTCTTGGAccttttagatattttaataagGAGCCCTGGGAGTATAAAACGAGAAGAGAAACTAGAAGATCTTAAGCTGCTTTTTGTACACGTGCATCATCTTATAAATGAATACCGACCCCACCAAGCAAGAGAGACCTTGAGAGTCATGATGGAGGTCCAGAAACGTCAACGGCTTGAAACAGCTGAGAGATTTCAAAAGCACCTGGAACGAGTAATTGAAATGATTCAGAATTGCTTGGCTTCTTTGCCTGATGATTTGCCTCATTCAGAAGCAGGAATGAGAGTAAAAACTGAACCAATGGATGCTGATGATAGCAACAATTGTACTGGACAGAATGAACATCAAAGAGAAAATTCAGGTCATAGGAGAGATCAGATTATAGAGAAAGATGCTGCCTTGTGTGTCCTAATTGATGAGATGAATGAAAGACCAtga